A genomic stretch from Bos javanicus breed banteng chromosome 3, ARS-OSU_banteng_1.0, whole genome shotgun sequence includes:
- the NECTIN4 gene encoding nectin-4 isoform X2, with protein MPLSLGAEMWGPAAWLLLLLLLASFTGQRLAGELETSDLVTVVLGQDAKLPCFYRGDPGEQVEQVAWARVDAGEGGRELALLNSKYGLHVSSAYEGRVEQPPPPRNPLDGAVLLRNAVQADEGEYECRVSTFPAGSFQARLRLRVLVPPLPSLNPGPPLEEGQGLTLAASCTAEGSPAPSVTWDTEVKGTASHRSFTHSRSAAVTSEFHLVPSRSMNGQPLTCVVSHPGLLQDQRITHILQVAFLAEASVRGLEDRKLWQVGREGAMLKCLSEGQPPPSYNWTRLDGPLPSGVRAEGDTLGFPTLTPEHSGTYVCRVSNALSSRDSQVVVDVLDPEDAPGKQVDLVSASVVVVGVIAALLFCLLVVVVVLMSRYHRRKAQQMTQKYEEELTLTRENSIRRLHSHHSDPRNQSEEPEGRSYSTLTTVREIETQTELPSPGPGRAEEEEDRDEGIKQAMNHFVQENGTLRAKPTGNGIYINGRGHLV; from the exons atgcctctgtccctgggagccGAGATGTGGGGTCCTGcggcctggctgctgctgctgctgctcctggcgTCATTTACAG GTCAGCGCCTTGCTGGTGAGCTGGAGACCTCGGACCTGGTGACGGTGGTGTTGGGCCAGGATGCCAAGCTGCCCTGCTTCTACCGAGGGGATCCGGGCGAGCAGGTGGAGCAGGTGGCATGGGCTCGCGTGGATGCGGGCGAGGGTGGCCGGGAACTGGCACTGCTGAACTCCAAATACGGGCTGCACGTGAGCTCAGCCTACGAGGGCCGCGTGGAACAGCCGCCGCCCCCACGGAACCCCCTGGATGGTGCGGTACTGCTGCGCAATGCGGTGCAGGCTGACGAAGGCGAGTACGAGTGTCGCGTCAGCACCTTCCCTGCTGGAAGCTTCCAGGCGCGGCTGCGGCTCCGCGTTTTGG TGCCTCCCTTGCCCTCGCTGAATCCTGGTCCGCCTCTAGAAGAGGGCCAGGGCCTGACACTGGCAGCCTCCTGCACGGCAGAGGGCAGCCCGGCCCCCAGCGTTACCTGGGACACAGAAGTCAAGGGTACAGCATCCCACCGCTCCTTCACACACTCCCGCTCAGCTGCCGTCACTTCAGAATTCCATCTGGTGCCCAGCCGCAGCATGAATGGACAGCCACTTACCTGCGTGGTATCCCACCCTGGCCTGCTCCAGGACCAACGGATCACCCACATCCTCCAAGTGGCCT TCCTTGCGGAAGCCTCTGTGAGGGGCCTTGAAGACCGAAAGCTGTGGCAGGTTGGCAGAGAAGGGGCTATGCTCAAGTGCTTGAGTGAAGGGCAGCCCCCACCCTCGTACAACTGGACACG gcTGGACGGGCCTCTGCCCAGTGGGGTACGAGCAGAAGGAGACACCCTGGGCTTCCCCACACTGACCCCTGAGCACAGTGGCACATACGTCTGCCGTGTCAGCAATGCACTCTCCTCAAGGGATTCTCAGGTGGTGGTGGATGTTCTTG ACCCCGAGGACGCCCCCGGGAAGCAGGTGGACCTCGTGTCGGCCTCCGTGGTGGTGGTGGGCGTGATCGCCGCGCTCTTGTTCTGCCTTCTCGTGGTGGTCGTGGTGCTCATGTCCCGATACCATCGGCGCAAGGCCCAGCAGATGACCCAGAAATA TGAGGAGGAGCTGACCCTGACCAGGGAGAACTCCATCCGGAGGCTGCATTCCCATCACTCGGATCCCAGAAACCAG AGTGAAGAGCCGGAGGGCCGCAGTTACTCCACGCTGACCACAGTGAGGGAGATTGAAACGCAGACCGAGCTGCCGTCTCCAGGCCCTGGacgggcagaggaggaggaggatcgGGATGAAGGCATCAAGCAGGCCATGAACCATTTTGTTCAGGAGAACGGGACCCTGCGGGCCAAGCCCACTGGCAATGGCATCTACATCAACGGGCGGGGGCATCTGGTCTGA
- the NECTIN4 gene encoding nectin-4 isoform X1 gives MPLSLGAEMWGPAAWLLLLLLLASFTGQRLAGELETSDLVTVVLGQDAKLPCFYRGDPGEQVEQVAWARVDAGEGGRELALLNSKYGLHVSSAYEGRVEQPPPPRNPLDGAVLLRNAVQADEGEYECRVSTFPAGSFQARLRLRVLVPPLPSLNPGPPLEEGQGLTLAASCTAEGSPAPSVTWDTEVKGTASHRSFTHSRSAAVTSEFHLVPSRSMNGQPLTCVVSHPGLLQDQRITHILQVAFLAEASVRGLEDRKLWQVGREGAMLKCLSEGQPPPSYNWTRLDGPLPSGVRAEGDTLGFPTLTPEHSGTYVCRVSNALSSRDSQVVVDVLDPEDAPGKQVDLVSASVVVVGVIAALLFCLLVVVVVLMSRYHRRKAQQMTQKYEEELTLTRENSIRRLHSHHSDPRNQPEESVGLRAEGHPDSLKDNSSCSVMSEEPEGRSYSTLTTVREIETQTELPSPGPGRAEEEEDRDEGIKQAMNHFVQENGTLRAKPTGNGIYINGRGHLV, from the exons atgcctctgtccctgggagccGAGATGTGGGGTCCTGcggcctggctgctgctgctgctgctcctggcgTCATTTACAG GTCAGCGCCTTGCTGGTGAGCTGGAGACCTCGGACCTGGTGACGGTGGTGTTGGGCCAGGATGCCAAGCTGCCCTGCTTCTACCGAGGGGATCCGGGCGAGCAGGTGGAGCAGGTGGCATGGGCTCGCGTGGATGCGGGCGAGGGTGGCCGGGAACTGGCACTGCTGAACTCCAAATACGGGCTGCACGTGAGCTCAGCCTACGAGGGCCGCGTGGAACAGCCGCCGCCCCCACGGAACCCCCTGGATGGTGCGGTACTGCTGCGCAATGCGGTGCAGGCTGACGAAGGCGAGTACGAGTGTCGCGTCAGCACCTTCCCTGCTGGAAGCTTCCAGGCGCGGCTGCGGCTCCGCGTTTTGG TGCCTCCCTTGCCCTCGCTGAATCCTGGTCCGCCTCTAGAAGAGGGCCAGGGCCTGACACTGGCAGCCTCCTGCACGGCAGAGGGCAGCCCGGCCCCCAGCGTTACCTGGGACACAGAAGTCAAGGGTACAGCATCCCACCGCTCCTTCACACACTCCCGCTCAGCTGCCGTCACTTCAGAATTCCATCTGGTGCCCAGCCGCAGCATGAATGGACAGCCACTTACCTGCGTGGTATCCCACCCTGGCCTGCTCCAGGACCAACGGATCACCCACATCCTCCAAGTGGCCT TCCTTGCGGAAGCCTCTGTGAGGGGCCTTGAAGACCGAAAGCTGTGGCAGGTTGGCAGAGAAGGGGCTATGCTCAAGTGCTTGAGTGAAGGGCAGCCCCCACCCTCGTACAACTGGACACG gcTGGACGGGCCTCTGCCCAGTGGGGTACGAGCAGAAGGAGACACCCTGGGCTTCCCCACACTGACCCCTGAGCACAGTGGCACATACGTCTGCCGTGTCAGCAATGCACTCTCCTCAAGGGATTCTCAGGTGGTGGTGGATGTTCTTG ACCCCGAGGACGCCCCCGGGAAGCAGGTGGACCTCGTGTCGGCCTCCGTGGTGGTGGTGGGCGTGATCGCCGCGCTCTTGTTCTGCCTTCTCGTGGTGGTCGTGGTGCTCATGTCCCGATACCATCGGCGCAAGGCCCAGCAGATGACCCAGAAATA TGAGGAGGAGCTGACCCTGACCAGGGAGAACTCCATCCGGAGGCTGCATTCCCATCACTCGGATCCCAGAAACCAG CCGGAGGAGAGTGTAGGGCTGAGAGCCGAGGGCCACCCCGATAGTCTCAAGGACAACAGTAGCTGCTCTGTGATG AGTGAAGAGCCGGAGGGCCGCAGTTACTCCACGCTGACCACAGTGAGGGAGATTGAAACGCAGACCGAGCTGCCGTCTCCAGGCCCTGGacgggcagaggaggaggaggatcgGGATGAAGGCATCAAGCAGGCCATGAACCATTTTGTTCAGGAGAACGGGACCCTGCGGGCCAAGCCCACTGGCAATGGCATCTACATCAACGGGCGGGGGCATCTGGTCTGA
- the NECTIN4 gene encoding nectin-4 isoform X3, with amino-acid sequence MPLSLGAEMWGPAAWLLLLLLLASFTGQRLAGELETSDLVTVVLGQDAKLPCFYRGDPGEQVEQVAWARVDAGEGGRELALLNSKYGLHVSSAYEGRVEQPPPPRNPLDGAVLLRNAVQADEGEYECRVSTFPAGSFQARLRLRVLVPPLPSLNPGPPLEEGQGLTLAASCTAEGSPAPSVTWDTEVKGTASHRSFTHSRSAAVTSEFHLVPSRSMNGQPLTCVVSHPGLLQDQRITHILQVAFLAEASVRGLEDRKLWQVGREGAMLKCLSEGQPPPSYNWTRLDGPLPSGVRAEGDTLGFPTLTPEHSGTYVCRVSNALSSRDSQVVVDVLDPEDAPGKQVDLVSASVVVVGVIAALLFCLLVVVVVLMSRYHRRKAQQMTQKYEEELTLTRENSIRRLHSHHSDPRNQPEESVGLRAEGHPDSLKDNSSCSVMVRPPAPPVSPALCSGPSPGPRCE; translated from the exons atgcctctgtccctgggagccGAGATGTGGGGTCCTGcggcctggctgctgctgctgctgctcctggcgTCATTTACAG GTCAGCGCCTTGCTGGTGAGCTGGAGACCTCGGACCTGGTGACGGTGGTGTTGGGCCAGGATGCCAAGCTGCCCTGCTTCTACCGAGGGGATCCGGGCGAGCAGGTGGAGCAGGTGGCATGGGCTCGCGTGGATGCGGGCGAGGGTGGCCGGGAACTGGCACTGCTGAACTCCAAATACGGGCTGCACGTGAGCTCAGCCTACGAGGGCCGCGTGGAACAGCCGCCGCCCCCACGGAACCCCCTGGATGGTGCGGTACTGCTGCGCAATGCGGTGCAGGCTGACGAAGGCGAGTACGAGTGTCGCGTCAGCACCTTCCCTGCTGGAAGCTTCCAGGCGCGGCTGCGGCTCCGCGTTTTGG TGCCTCCCTTGCCCTCGCTGAATCCTGGTCCGCCTCTAGAAGAGGGCCAGGGCCTGACACTGGCAGCCTCCTGCACGGCAGAGGGCAGCCCGGCCCCCAGCGTTACCTGGGACACAGAAGTCAAGGGTACAGCATCCCACCGCTCCTTCACACACTCCCGCTCAGCTGCCGTCACTTCAGAATTCCATCTGGTGCCCAGCCGCAGCATGAATGGACAGCCACTTACCTGCGTGGTATCCCACCCTGGCCTGCTCCAGGACCAACGGATCACCCACATCCTCCAAGTGGCCT TCCTTGCGGAAGCCTCTGTGAGGGGCCTTGAAGACCGAAAGCTGTGGCAGGTTGGCAGAGAAGGGGCTATGCTCAAGTGCTTGAGTGAAGGGCAGCCCCCACCCTCGTACAACTGGACACG gcTGGACGGGCCTCTGCCCAGTGGGGTACGAGCAGAAGGAGACACCCTGGGCTTCCCCACACTGACCCCTGAGCACAGTGGCACATACGTCTGCCGTGTCAGCAATGCACTCTCCTCAAGGGATTCTCAGGTGGTGGTGGATGTTCTTG ACCCCGAGGACGCCCCCGGGAAGCAGGTGGACCTCGTGTCGGCCTCCGTGGTGGTGGTGGGCGTGATCGCCGCGCTCTTGTTCTGCCTTCTCGTGGTGGTCGTGGTGCTCATGTCCCGATACCATCGGCGCAAGGCCCAGCAGATGACCCAGAAATA TGAGGAGGAGCTGACCCTGACCAGGGAGAACTCCATCCGGAGGCTGCATTCCCATCACTCGGATCCCAGAAACCAG CCGGAGGAGAGTGTAGGGCTGAGAGCCGAGGGCCACCCCGATAGTCTCAAGGACAACAGTAGCTGCTCTGTGATGGTGAGGCCCCCGGCCCCACCGGTGTCCCCAGCACTCTGCTCAGGCCCCTCTCCCGGCCCCCGATGTG AGTGA